One window of the Mycobacterium sp. SVM_VP21 genome contains the following:
- a CDS encoding NAD(P)-binding domain-containing protein, whose amino-acid sequence MSTPRTAIIGAGISGLTAGKMLSDYAVDYTCFESSDRIGGNWAFGNPNGHSSAYRSLHIDTSKHQLSFRDFPMPEHYPDFLHHTLVKEYLESYAAAFELKRNIEFDTEVTHAQRLPGGGWELELAGGGRRRFDLLVVANGHHWDPRLPDFPGDFSGETLHAHHYIDPKTPLDFSGKRILVVGLGNSAADIAVELSSKALDNELTLSTRSGAWIVPKYLAGKPADKYFRTSPYLPFSWQRKVAQWAQPIIAGRPEDLGLPTPNHKFFEAHPTQSVELPLRLGSGDVIPKPNISRLDGETVHFTDGTSGQFDIIIYATGYNITFPFFDPEFISAPDNRIDLYKRMFYPGIDDLVFAGFAQATPTLFPFVESQARLIGAYAAGRYRLPSATEMRRVIDADRRKYTGHMLDTPRHTQQLDYFLYEHDMRTAEIPRGTRRATEFGPPAWAGVRKMEASA is encoded by the coding sequence ATGTCCACCCCTCGCACCGCGATCATCGGTGCCGGTATCAGCGGCCTGACTGCCGGAAAGATGTTGTCCGACTACGCGGTTGACTACACCTGCTTCGAGTCCTCGGATCGGATCGGCGGAAACTGGGCCTTCGGCAACCCGAACGGGCACTCCAGCGCCTACCGGTCGCTGCACATCGACACCTCCAAGCACCAGCTGTCGTTCCGCGACTTCCCCATGCCGGAGCACTACCCCGACTTCCTGCACCACACACTGGTCAAGGAGTACCTGGAGTCCTACGCGGCGGCGTTCGAGCTCAAACGCAACATCGAGTTCGACACCGAGGTCACCCACGCCCAGCGGCTTCCCGGCGGCGGCTGGGAGCTGGAGCTGGCCGGCGGCGGGCGCCGCCGGTTCGACCTGTTGGTCGTCGCCAACGGGCACCACTGGGATCCACGCCTCCCGGACTTCCCGGGCGACTTCAGCGGTGAGACGTTGCACGCGCACCACTACATCGACCCGAAGACACCGCTGGACTTCTCCGGAAAGCGGATCCTGGTCGTGGGCCTCGGCAACAGCGCCGCCGACATCGCGGTCGAGCTGTCGTCGAAGGCCCTGGACAACGAACTGACCCTGTCGACTCGTTCGGGCGCCTGGATCGTGCCGAAGTACCTGGCCGGCAAGCCCGCCGACAAGTACTTCCGGACCAGCCCGTATCTGCCGTTCTCCTGGCAGCGCAAGGTCGCGCAATGGGCCCAGCCGATCATCGCCGGGCGACCCGAGGACCTCGGGCTGCCCACCCCCAACCACAAGTTCTTCGAAGCGCACCCCACCCAATCGGTGGAACTGCCGCTGCGCCTGGGATCCGGCGACGTCATCCCCAAGCCGAACATCAGCCGGCTCGATGGCGAGACGGTGCACTTCACCGACGGCACCAGCGGCCAATTCGACATCATCATCTACGCCACCGGCTATAACATCACCTTCCCCTTCTTCGACCCGGAGTTCATCAGCGCACCGGACAATCGGATCGACCTGTACAAGCGGATGTTCTATCCCGGCATCGACGACTTGGTGTTCGCCGGTTTCGCCCAAGCCACCCCCACGCTGTTCCCGTTCGTGGAGTCCCAGGCCCGCCTCATCGGCGCCTACGCGGCCGGCCGCTACCGGCTGCCGTCGGCTACCGAAATGCGCCGGGTGATCGACGCGGACCGGCGCAAGTACACCGGCCACATGCTCGACACCCCGCGCCACACCCAGCAACTCGACTACTTCCTTTACGAACACGACATGCGCACCGCGGAGATCCCGCGCGGCACTCGACGCGCCACCGAATTCGGTCCACCCGCGTGGGCCGGGGTGCGCAAGATGGAGGCATCCGCATGA
- a CDS encoding alpha/beta hydrolase yields MSTTVRFAHGGATCVGQFFPASQYDSEGSPVVVLGHGLGGTVDSGLIPFAERLSEAGFAAFAFDYRYFGASEAQPRQRISMQEQIDDFRAACSAAAEQPGVDPRRIVAWGVSLGGGHVFEVAATTPGVAAAIALTPLVSGPAAAVAALPHHRPATMLRSTATGWRSALAQRFGGPPATIPLVGRPGELATLTADGYHAAYTAMAGPTWRNEIDAQVGVQLGAYRPAAKHAEAIACPILVQIADFDQGAPPQAAAKAAFAARAEVRHYPCDHFDVFAGGDWFDHVVEHQIAFLTRHLAGATATVTG; encoded by the coding sequence ATGAGCACGACCGTCCGATTCGCCCACGGCGGCGCGACGTGCGTCGGGCAGTTCTTCCCAGCCTCGCAATACGACAGCGAGGGCTCCCCGGTCGTCGTGCTCGGACACGGGCTGGGCGGCACGGTGGACTCAGGTCTGATCCCGTTCGCCGAACGACTCAGCGAAGCCGGCTTCGCTGCCTTTGCATTCGACTACCGGTACTTCGGTGCTTCAGAAGCGCAACCGCGCCAACGGATTTCCATGCAAGAGCAGATCGATGACTTCCGCGCGGCATGCTCGGCTGCGGCCGAGCAGCCCGGTGTGGATCCGCGCCGGATCGTGGCGTGGGGCGTCTCGCTGGGCGGCGGGCATGTCTTCGAGGTGGCCGCCACCACGCCCGGTGTTGCGGCCGCCATCGCGCTGACACCACTGGTCAGCGGTCCGGCCGCTGCGGTCGCGGCATTGCCGCATCACCGCCCCGCCACGATGTTGCGCTCGACGGCAACGGGTTGGCGCAGCGCGTTGGCCCAACGCTTCGGTGGGCCGCCCGCGACCATCCCGCTGGTGGGCCGCCCCGGGGAGCTGGCCACCTTGACCGCCGACGGCTACCACGCGGCCTACACCGCGATGGCCGGTCCGACCTGGCGCAACGAGATCGACGCCCAGGTCGGCGTGCAGCTCGGCGCCTACCGGCCGGCGGCCAAGCATGCCGAGGCCATCGCCTGCCCGATCCTGGTGCAGATAGCCGACTTCGACCAGGGCGCTCCCCCGCAGGCCGCCGCGAAAGCGGCGTTCGCCGCCCGCGCCGAAGTGCGGCACTACCCGTGCGATCACTTCGACGTCTTCGCCGGTGGCGACTGGTTCGATCACGTCGTCGAGCACCAGATCGCGTTTTTGACCCGGCACCTGGCCGGCGCGACCGCTACGGTCACGGGTTAG
- the fadD1 gene encoding fatty-acid--CoA ligase FadD1: MAETMQQLLAERIGDTGLAVLYNDTDGGQIRWSWREYLVRAARHGAAVLARADTGRPMHVGALLGNTPGMLTALAAAGLGGYVLCGVNDTRRGSALAGDLRTADVQILLVDAEHRALLRGMELPGVTVIDVDDPAWASECAEAGVLQPHRQVGPMDPFMLIFTSGTSGDPKAVLVSHFMVLVAGQSLTERFELGADDVVYLSMPLFHSNAIAAGFGPAVAAGAAMAPAKFSASRFLVDIRAYGGTYMNYVGKPFAYLLAHPEQPDDADNPLRVAFGNEASERDIGEFARRFGVHVVDAFGSTENAVTITRDEGTPPGSVGRGFPGVAIYNSETKAECAPAIFDEHGALLNADEAIGELVNTAGSGFFSGYYNNEQATADRMRDGMYWSGDLAYADADGWIYLAGRTADWMRVDGENLAAAPIERILMRHPDINQAAVYAVPDGNVGDQVMAALVLRDDAQLTEGDLADFLASQEDFSPKAWPRYVRVTAELPATATNKILKRVLVADGTDVGEDTLWMRPERERTYRTTTTTGA; the protein is encoded by the coding sequence ATGGCAGAAACCATGCAGCAGCTGCTCGCCGAACGCATCGGTGACACCGGACTGGCGGTGCTATATAACGACACCGACGGTGGGCAGATCCGCTGGTCCTGGCGGGAGTACCTCGTCCGGGCGGCCCGCCACGGGGCCGCGGTGCTCGCGCGCGCCGATACCGGCCGGCCGATGCACGTCGGCGCCCTGCTGGGCAACACCCCCGGGATGCTCACCGCGCTGGCCGCCGCCGGGCTGGGTGGCTACGTCCTGTGTGGGGTCAACGACACCCGCCGCGGCTCGGCGCTCGCGGGGGATCTGCGCACCGCCGATGTGCAGATCCTGCTCGTCGATGCCGAACATCGTGCGCTGCTGCGGGGAATGGAACTGCCCGGCGTCACGGTCATCGACGTCGACGATCCGGCCTGGGCCAGCGAGTGCGCTGAGGCCGGGGTACTGCAGCCGCATCGGCAGGTCGGGCCGATGGACCCGTTCATGCTGATCTTCACCTCCGGCACCAGTGGTGACCCGAAAGCCGTTCTGGTCAGCCACTTCATGGTGCTGGTCGCCGGGCAGAGCCTCACCGAGCGATTCGAGTTGGGCGCCGACGACGTCGTCTACCTCTCCATGCCACTGTTCCATTCGAATGCGATCGCGGCCGGCTTCGGTCCGGCGGTGGCCGCCGGTGCGGCGATGGCGCCGGCCAAGTTCTCGGCTTCGCGGTTCCTGGTCGACATCCGCGCCTACGGTGGCACCTACATGAACTACGTCGGCAAGCCGTTCGCCTACCTGCTGGCGCATCCCGAGCAGCCCGATGACGCCGACAATCCGCTGCGTGTCGCGTTCGGCAACGAGGCCTCCGAGCGTGACATCGGCGAGTTCGCCCGCCGGTTCGGTGTTCACGTGGTCGACGCCTTCGGCTCCACCGAGAACGCCGTCACCATCACCCGCGATGAAGGCACCCCGCCGGGTTCGGTGGGACGCGGCTTCCCGGGCGTCGCCATCTACAACAGCGAAACGAAAGCCGAATGCGCACCGGCGATCTTCGACGAACATGGTGCGCTGCTCAACGCCGACGAGGCGATCGGCGAACTGGTCAACACCGCCGGGTCGGGATTCTTCTCGGGCTACTACAACAATGAGCAGGCCACCGCAGACCGGATGCGTGACGGCATGTACTGGTCAGGCGACCTTGCCTACGCCGACGCCGACGGCTGGATCTATCTGGCCGGACGTACCGCCGACTGGATGCGGGTCGACGGCGAGAACCTGGCGGCGGCGCCGATCGAACGGATCCTGATGCGCCACCCCGACATCAACCAGGCCGCGGTGTACGCCGTGCCGGACGGCAACGTCGGAGACCAGGTGATGGCCGCGCTGGTACTGCGCGATGACGCTCAGCTGACCGAGGGAGACTTGGCCGATTTCCTTGCCTCCCAAGAGGACTTCTCCCCCAAGGCCTGGCCCCGCTATGTCCGGGTGACCGCGGAGCTGCCCGCGACGGCCACCAACAAAATCCTCAAACGGGTGTTGGTGGCCGACGGCACCGACGTCGGTGAAGACACGCTGTGGATGCGTCCCGAACGCGAGCGCACCTACCGAAC